One Hordeum vulgare subsp. vulgare chromosome 4H, MorexV3_pseudomolecules_assembly, whole genome shotgun sequence DNA window includes the following coding sequences:
- the LOC123450294 gene encoding uncharacterized protein LOC123450294, which translates to MVFASSLPPVTASGLRASHAPELAFPPVNRKGGIWLRRRGARHGVRAEVNESPSALAIDALSQVKHVLLPITVHNPYLLEGTRHAAATLAKKYGASITVVVIDDKPKESFPEHDTQMSSIRLHLFEENPS; encoded by the exons ATGGTCTTCGCCAGCTCGCTCCCGCCCGTGACGGCCTCCGGCCTCCGCGCGAGCCACGCCCCGGAGCTCGCCTTCCCGCCGGTCAACAGGAAGGGCGGCATCTGGCTACGACGTCGGGGAGCCCGGCATGGAG TAAGGGCTGAAGTGAATGAATCTCCAAGTGCTTTAGCGATTGATGCTCTCTCCCAAGTTAAGCATGTTCTACTTCCAATCACCGTCCACAACCCTTACCTTTTAGAAGGCACAAGACAT GCTGCAGCCACTCTAGCAAAGAAGTATGGAGCAAGCATTACAGTAGTTG TTATTGATGATAAGCCAAAGGAGTCATTTCCAGAGCATGATACTCAAATGTCAAGCATTAGATTGCACCTTTTTGAAG AAAACCCATCGtga
- the LOC123446170 gene encoding mitochondrial intermediate peptidase, mitochondrial-like isoform X1, which translates to MDEISNTVCSVIDSAELCRNTHPDREFAKEADKPSMRIYEHLQHLNTNTTLYNAIVKAESEGALLLEESRKAANNLRADFEKGGIHLPKDKLERVNQLNLAIAHLGRKFNENVMNKLGFVDIYPASRIPRNIQYNFKPSSRFKPRGVEEQSNAMNTTRKKGVRIVTDSGSVSSALRWVKDEEVCSFCSRKI; encoded by the exons ATGGATGAGATCTCCAACACC GTTTGCTCAGTCATTGATTCGGCGGAGCTGTGCAGGAACACACACCCAGATAG GGAGTTTGCGAAGGAAGCAGATAAGCCATCGATGAGGATTTACGAGCATCTTCAA CACCTGAACACAAATACTACTTTATACAATGCGATAGTAAAAGCTGAGAGTGAAGGTGCCCTGCTCTTAGAGGAATCTCGGAAGGCAGCAAATAACTTGCGTGCCGACTTTGAGAAAGGAGGGATTCATCTTCCTAAAG ATAAACTCGAGCGTGTTAATCAGCTGAACCTTGCAATTGCGCATCTGGGTAGAAA GTTCAATGAAAATGTTATGAACAAACTAggttttgtggatatatatccagCTTCACGTATTCCAaggaatatacaatataattTCAAACCTAGTAGTCGTTTTAAACCTAGGGGTGTTGAAGAACAAAGCAATGCAATGAACACTACAAGGAAAAAGGGTGTAAGGATAGTTACAGACTCAGGATCTGTATCATCAGCACTGAGATGGGTTAAAGATGAGGAAGTATGTTCCttttgttcacgaaagatctaa
- the LOC123446170 gene encoding mitochondrial intermediate peptidase, mitochondrial-like isoform X3 — MDEISNTVCSVIDSAELCRNTHPDREFAKEADKPSMRIYEHLQHLNTNTTLYNAIVKAESEGALLLEESRKAANNLRADFEKGGIHLPKDKLERVNQLNLAIAHLGRK; from the exons ATGGATGAGATCTCCAACACC GTTTGCTCAGTCATTGATTCGGCGGAGCTGTGCAGGAACACACACCCAGATAG GGAGTTTGCGAAGGAAGCAGATAAGCCATCGATGAGGATTTACGAGCATCTTCAA CACCTGAACACAAATACTACTTTATACAATGCGATAGTAAAAGCTGAGAGTGAAGGTGCCCTGCTCTTAGAGGAATCTCGGAAGGCAGCAAATAACTTGCGTGCCGACTTTGAGAAAGGAGGGATTCATCTTCCTAAAG ATAAACTCGAGCGTGTTAATCAGCTGAACCTTGCAATTGCGCATCTGGGTAGAAAGTAG
- the LOC123446170 gene encoding mitochondrial intermediate peptidase, mitochondrial-like isoform X2: MDEISNTVCSVIDSAELCRNTHPDREFAKEADKPSMRIYEHLQHLNTNTTLYNAIVKAESEGALLLEESRKAANNLRADFEKGGIHLPKDKLERVNQLNLAIAHLGRKTRQTQHPVSAYPNPLQSSPPTHHEDAELRQCWSGPSGLR, from the exons ATGGATGAGATCTCCAACACC GTTTGCTCAGTCATTGATTCGGCGGAGCTGTGCAGGAACACACACCCAGATAG GGAGTTTGCGAAGGAAGCAGATAAGCCATCGATGAGGATTTACGAGCATCTTCAA CACCTGAACACAAATACTACTTTATACAATGCGATAGTAAAAGCTGAGAGTGAAGGTGCCCTGCTCTTAGAGGAATCTCGGAAGGCAGCAAATAACTTGCGTGCCGACTTTGAGAAAGGAGGGATTCATCTTCCTAAAG ATAAACTCGAGCGTGTTAATCAGCTGAACCTTGCAATTGCGCATCTGGGTAGAAA GACCAGACAGACGCAACACCCGGTCTCCGCCTACCCCAATCCACTTCAGTCGTCGCCCCCAACCCACCATGAGGATGCAGAACTCAGGCAGTGCTGGTCTGGGCCTTCGGGTCTTCGTTGA